A segment of the Hypnocyclicus thermotrophus genome:
TTCTCTTTCATAATTTACCACCTTTATAATAAATTTAAAAAAATACTATTTATTATCTTTTTTTATTAAAAGAATTTTATATTTTTACATGCTTTTTTATTTTTCTATTTTTTAAAAAACTCTAATATATCTCTATAAACCTCTTGTTTATTTAATTCATTAAGCATTTCATGACGACCATCTCTATAAAGTTTCATGCTTACATCTTTTATCCCTGTATTTTTATAAGCGTCATACAACCTTTTCACACCTTTCCCAAATTGCCCAACTGGATCCATTTCCCCTGAAAAAATATAAATTTCTAAATTTTTATTAATATTATTTAATCTTGATAAATCTTTTAATTTGATTAATCCGTCATAAAAATAATAATAAAATTGAGATGGAAAGATCCCTCCACAAAGTGGATCTTTAATATATTTTTCTACTTCTTTTTCATCTCTATTTAACCAATCTTGCTTTGTTTTTTTATTTTTAAATTTCAAATTAAACATCCCAAAATTTAAAAAATCAATAATTTTACTAGGTTTTACCTTATTATTTCCCATTTCTAATTTTGCGATAATTTTACCAAAATTTAATTCTAACCCCATTTTTCCACAAGAACCAGAAAAAATAGCTTTTCTAATATTTTTACTATTTCGTATTACATATTCTTGTAGTATAAATGATCCCATGCTATGACCAAGTACATATACAGGTAAATTATTATTTTCTTTTTTTATTATCTCTGTCAATAAAATTTCATCTTCTATCATTTTATTAAATCCATCTTTCCCAATCTCACCAAGCATTTCATTTGATTCTAATGTTTCACCGTGTCCTCTGTGATCAGTAGCATATACAGAATATCCATTTTCATTTAAAAATTTTGCAAATTCATCATATCTTTTAGCATGTTCTGCCATACCATGTATTATCTGTACAATAGCTTTTGGCTTTCTAATTAACCATTTAAATGTAGTAATTAATTTGTTATCTTTTGCATTAAATATAAATTTTTCCATTTAAAATACTCCTTTATTTTTTTATAGCTAATTTTACCACTTCATATGCTCCATTATAAATCCCTATTTTTTTATTTTTAATAATTGCATTACACATAAGTTCTAATAAATCATTTTCTTTTAACATTAATTCTAAAAATTGTAATGTTTGAGCTAAATTTCTACATTCTATTGTACCATCTCCAACTTCACTACTTCTAATAGCTCCCCAAGCTTCATGCCCTCCAACCCTTTCTATTAAAAGCTTTGGTACTGGATAAAATGATAATTCGCTTGGTTTTGTAATAAATATATCTGCATCTCTCATTAAAATATTTGTAGAATATACTGCTTCAAAAATATTTTCATTATATATTACATACAGTCCTTTTGCTTCTTCTGTTTTTAGAATGTTTGAAAGATCTTTCACTTCATTATATTTATTAAAATATTTTTTTGCTAAAATTTCTATCCCTTTTATATTTTTTTCTATATTTTCCCATACATTTTTATGATCTCCTAAATTTATAAATAAAGCTACTTTTTCATTTTTTATATCCTCAAGCATATATCTAATAATATTTTCTACTATCCCCTGCTGAGCTCCAGCGCCTCCTATACTTATAAGCACTCTTCTGTTTTCACCGTTTTCTATCCTTTTTAATCTAGCTTTACAATCAATTTCAATATTTTCTACTAATTCATGATCTACATAATGTCCTGTATATTTTATATCACTACTTGGAATCTCTTTTAATCTATTTTTTTTAGACATATCTATAAGAGCTCTATATCCCATATATGATGAAGGTGTTTGAAGTGTGTGTAGACTTCCTTCTGCAAGATGTAATCCTAATGGGAAATTATCCGGTATAACATTTATAACTTTTTTCATTCCTGAATGAATTGCAGTTTGAGCATTCCATACATGCGTAGCTATATATGGTATATTTTTATCTAAATTATTATATATACTTGTCATTAATTCTGTCATTTTTTGATCTATAAAATTATATTCTATACTTTTAAATCCATCTGTTGTTACTTTTTCCCAATAAAATTTATTAAATAATTTTGATTTTTGAGAAAGTCTAGAACCTAAAGAATATAAATCATTTAAATGAGATATAATTTTACTACTATTTGCTTCTTTAAATGATAATAAATCAAACCAATAAGGGATATATCCCATAGCATTTGCTGCAGAAGCTATTGCCATTGCTATTCTATAATGACCAAATCCCATACGTATATTTCCTATAATTATTCCTTTTTCTTTTTCTATTTCTTTTCCTTCATTTGATATTACTATATTTTTTAGATTTATATTATCAAGAGATTCTATATCTTTTACTTTCAATTTATAATTTTTATCTCTATCATCACCAAATTTTTTAATATAACTTTTTTGCTTTTTTAATGCTTTTTTTACTACTTTATCACTAATTTCATTTCCAAAAATTTTATTACTCATAAAATTTATCCTCCATTCATTTATAAATATTTAATATTCTTTTTTTATAGTTTGATGCTTTTCTAATTCTATATTTTTGTATTTAATTTTTTTATCATTTAAATTAATATAAAATATATTCTTTTTACTATTTAATTTCACTTTAATTTCAAATATATTATTTTCTTCTTTCACATTTAATATCTCTCGACTTTTTATTTCTTGACTAAATTTATACATCTTTTTTTGTTTTTTATTATATTTTGAAATATTATCTGAAGTAAAAACAAGTGTTCCAAATATATTGTTTATCCAAAATAAAGTTTCTTTTTCATTTTCACTAAGGGATATATTATCTTCTCTAAGTAAAAATACATCTGGATCATTATAAAAAGCAAATCCATTCATATGGTATCTATATATACTATTTCTTATAGCATTTTTAGTAGATATTCTTTCTCTATGCATATATTTCATATACCATTTATCATCCCAATCAAGTCCTATATCACAACCAATTCTACAATAATCAACTACTCCAAAAGCAGAAACTAAAGGAACTCCACATCCTAATATTTCTTTATCACCTATGATTTCTCTTAAAAATAACATTGCATCTCTCATTATTTCTGCTCTTGTTTTATCTTTTCTTGGAATTAAACAAGCTACATACAAAAAATCTAATTTAAATAATTTATACCCCCATTGATTTATCATTACATCAAATACATTTTTTAAATATTCTCTAAAATCAGAATTATATATATCAAGAGCATAAAATCCACTCCAATTTGACCCTCCATATACAAATTTTCCATTTTCATCTTTTAATATCCATTCAGGATGTTCAGAAACTAAAATTGATTTTTTTTCTGCTGCAAATGGAGCAAGCCAAATTCCAGGCTTATACCCTTTATTTTTTATTTCTTGTGCTAAATATTTCATTCCCTTTGGAAATTTATTATTAATCAATAACCAATCTCCTACAGCGTTTTGATACCCATCATCTATTTGAAAATAATTAAGTTTTGTTTTTTCTTTAAAAAAATTATCTAAATTTTTTAAAATTATTTTTTCTGTTATATTTTCATAATAGTTATACCAACTACACCATCCATTAACTTTTTTATTTTCTTTTTTTTCTAAATTTAATATATCAAAATATTTTTCAAAAATTTTACTTTCATTTGTATCAATTATATTGATAATATTAAATAAAGTTATTTTTGAATTTATCTCTTTTTTTTCTAAATCTTTATAAAAAGTAATTTTATTTTGTTTTGTATTATGTTCTATAAAAGTAAAACTTTTATAGTCATTTAATGAGCCTAAAAAATATATATTCTTTTTTGACTTAATATAAGTATATGTACTTGAATGAAAAATACCACTCCTATTTTTATAATTATAAAAGTTATAATCACCATATTGTTTGAATTTATATTTTTTAACTATAGGAGATATTAAAAAGTTAAATTTTCTTTCTTTATAATTAATATCAACTTCTTTAGAATCACTCCATGATTGATACCCATTAATAAAAATTTTATCACTTTTTATATATTCATAAGATATTTCCATTAATACTTTTTCTATAATTATTAACTTATTAGGTAAAAGCTCTATATAATTGCCATTGCTTTTAATATTTAAAGAAAAATCTTTACAAATATAATTTTTTTCTAAAATTATCTCTTTTTTTACTTTTTTATTTTCAACTTTATAAATAATTTTAAACTTTTTCATCTAAACTCCTAACTTTTTGTTCTGATTAATTACATTAATTTTATTATTGATATTAATATACTCTATTTTTTTATTTAAATCAACTTTTTTTTAAAACTTTTTTTAACCTTTATTAACTAAATTAATTAAATCTTTTATTTATTAATATTTATTAAAAAAAATTTACTAACATTATTAACACATTAATATAATTGAATTTTATACTTTTGTGTGATATCATTTATTTAAAGATTATTATAAATATTGTTTTAAGAATTAACTTAAATGAAAGGGTGGATTTTATGACTCCAGAAGAAAAAAAAGAAATTCAAAAACAAAGAATTAAGCGTTTTTTTATAGATGCTACAAAAGATTTACTTCGAGAAGAGGGGTTAAATAGTATATCTACTAAAAAAATTGGTGATAAAGCCGGATATTCTTATGCCACTATATATAATTATTTTTCAAATTTTAATGAATTAATATGTATAAGTCTAGAAGAATTAGCAAATGAAATGAAAGAAGTTTTAGAAGAAAGTTCAAAAAATTTAGAAAATAATATCGGAAAATTATTAGAGTTATTAAATATATCTATTGATTATACAATTCAAAACCAACATGTTTATAAACTTTTTTTATCTACAACAATAGATTATAATTATTTTAAATATACTAAAAATAAAAGATTTATACATCCTGCATATAATTTGTTGATTTCAACCATTAAAAATTTAAAAGAATTTTCTAATTTTTCAGATGAAGATATCCAAAATTTCGCAGATTTAGTATTTACTCTTTTTCATTCTAAAATACAATTTTTCTTAATACAAAAATATCCTGAAAATATAGAAAATTTAAAACAAGATATTTTTAATAATTTAAATTTTTTAATAAAAAATACAATAAGGTAGGTAATTATGAAAAAATACTTTGAATTATTTTTTGTTTTTTTTAAAATAGGTGCTTTTACTTTTGGTGGTGGATATGCGATGCTTCCCATTATTGAAAAAGAATTAGTAGAAAAAAGAACTTGGCTTAGCAAAAAAGAACTTCTTGATATAACCGCTGTCGCACAAATGACACCTGGCGCTATTGCAACAAATACAGCTACATATCTTGGATTTAAACAAAAAGGAATTTTGGGGGCTTGTTCTGCTACTTTTGGAGTAATATTACCTTCTATTATTATTATTACATTAATATACAAACTTTTTAGTCAAAATTTTGATTTACCTATTGTTAAATCAGCTTTCTTAGGAATCCGTAGTGCGATTATCGCTCTTATTTTAAATTCTGTAATCAAAATATTTAAACATAGTATAAAAAACAAGTATACTTTAACTCTTTTTATTATTTCAATATCTATTTTAATTATTTTTAATATAAATCCAATTTTAATAATTGTTTTTACTGGAATTTTTTCTTTTATTTTATCTATTTTATTTAAAGACATGTTTAAAAAAATGCTTTAAATTAAAGGATAATATTTGTTTTCATTTTAAATTTTAAATTTCAAAATTTTATTTTTAATCTTAAAATTAATAAAAATTTAGGAGGTAATTATCATGATAGAAAATTTCCCAAAAGAAATATTAGAAAAATTTTATGAAGGAATATATTTTGTGGATAATAATCGAAAAATACTTTATTGGAATAAAGGTGCAGAAGATATCTCTGGATATAAAGCTGAAGAAGTTATAAATAAACACTGTTTTGATAACATACTTATGCATGTAGATAATACTGGAAATCAATTATGTAAAAATGGATGTCCTCTACACAAAACATTACAAGATCATCAATATAGAGAAACTAAAGTTTATCTTCATCATAAAAATGGACATAGAGTTCCTGTATATATTCGTACTTTCCCTATGTTTGATAATAACAATCAAATCATTGGAGCTTTAGAAATTTTT
Coding sequences within it:
- a CDS encoding alpha/beta hydrolase, coding for MEKFIFNAKDNKLITTFKWLIRKPKAIVQIIHGMAEHAKRYDEFAKFLNENGYSVYATDHRGHGETLESNEMLGEIGKDGFNKMIEDEILLTEIIKKENNNLPVYVLGHSMGSFILQEYVIRNSKNIRKAIFSGSCGKMGLELNFGKIIAKLEMGNNKVKPSKIIDFLNFGMFNLKFKNKKTKQDWLNRDEKEVEKYIKDPLCGGIFPSQFYYYFYDGLIKLKDLSRLNNINKNLEIYIFSGEMDPVGQFGKGVKRLYDAYKNTGIKDVSMKLYRDGRHEMLNELNKQEVYRDILEFFKK
- a CDS encoding DUF6937 domain-containing protein — its product is MSNKIFGNEISDKVVKKALKKQKSYIKKFGDDRDKNYKLKVKDIESLDNINLKNIVISNEGKEIEKEKGIIIGNIRMGFGHYRIAMAIASAANAMGYIPYWFDLLSFKEANSSKIISHLNDLYSLGSRLSQKSKLFNKFYWEKVTTDGFKSIEYNFIDQKMTELMTSIYNNLDKNIPYIATHVWNAQTAIHSGMKKVINVIPDNFPLGLHLAEGSLHTLQTPSSYMGYRALIDMSKKNRLKEIPSSDIKYTGHYVDHELVENIEIDCKARLKRIENGENRRVLISIGGAGAQQGIVENIIRYMLEDIKNEKVALFINLGDHKNVWENIEKNIKGIEILAKKYFNKYNEVKDLSNILKTEEAKGLYVIYNENIFEAVYSTNILMRDADIFITKPSELSFYPVPKLLIERVGGHEAWGAIRSSEVGDGTIECRNLAQTLQFLELMLKENDLLELMCNAIIKNKKIGIYNGAYEVVKLAIKK
- a CDS encoding TetR/AcrR family transcriptional regulator, encoding MTPEEKKEIQKQRIKRFFIDATKDLLREEGLNSISTKKIGDKAGYSYATIYNYFSNFNELICISLEELANEMKEVLEESSKNLENNIGKLLELLNISIDYTIQNQHVYKLFLSTTIDYNYFKYTKNKRFIHPAYNLLISTIKNLKEFSNFSDEDIQNFADLVFTLFHSKIQFFLIQKYPENIENLKQDIFNNLNFLIKNTIR
- a CDS encoding chromate transporter, whose translation is MKKYFELFFVFFKIGAFTFGGGYAMLPIIEKELVEKRTWLSKKELLDITAVAQMTPGAIATNTATYLGFKQKGILGACSATFGVILPSIIIITLIYKLFSQNFDLPIVKSAFLGIRSAIIALILNSVIKIFKHSIKNKYTLTLFIISISILIIFNINPILIIVFTGIFSFILSILFKDMFKKML
- a CDS encoding glycoside hydrolase family 36 protein, translating into MKKFKIIYKVENKKVKKEIILEKNYICKDFSLNIKSNGNYIELLPNKLIIIEKVLMEISYEYIKSDKIFINGYQSWSDSKEVDINYKERKFNFLISPIVKKYKFKQYGDYNFYNYKNRSGIFHSSTYTYIKSKKNIYFLGSLNDYKSFTFIEHNTKQNKITFYKDLEKKEINSKITLFNIINIIDTNESKIFEKYFDILNLEKKENKKVNGWCSWYNYYENITEKIILKNLDNFFKEKTKLNYFQIDDGYQNAVGDWLLINNKFPKGMKYLAQEIKNKGYKPGIWLAPFAAEKKSILVSEHPEWILKDENGKFVYGGSNWSGFYALDIYNSDFREYLKNVFDVMINQWGYKLFKLDFLYVACLIPRKDKTRAEIMRDAMLFLREIIGDKEILGCGVPLVSAFGVVDYCRIGCDIGLDWDDKWYMKYMHRERISTKNAIRNSIYRYHMNGFAFYNDPDVFLLREDNISLSENEKETLFWINNIFGTLVFTSDNISKYNKKQKKMYKFSQEIKSREILNVKEENNIFEIKVKLNSKKNIFYINLNDKKIKYKNIELEKHQTIKKEY